A genome region from Brienomyrus brachyistius isolate T26 chromosome 23, BBRACH_0.4, whole genome shotgun sequence includes the following:
- the rbm24a gene encoding RNA-binding protein 24 isoform X5, whose product MHTTQKDTTYTKIFVGGLPYHTTDSSLRKYFEVFGEIEEAVVITDRQTGKSRGYGFVTMADRTAADRACKDPNPIIDGRKANVNLAYLGAKPRVMQPGFTFGVPQIHPAFIQRPYGIPAHYVYPQAFVQPSVVIPHVQPAAATAATSSPYIDYAGAAYAQYSAAAAVAAAAYEQYPYAASPAATGYVAPASYGYAVQQPLAAAAPGSAAAAAAAFGQYQPQQLQTDRMQ is encoded by the exons ATGCACACCACGCAGAAGGACACAACCTACACCAAGATCTTTGTAGGGGGTCTTCCGTACCACACCACCGACTCCAGTCTCAGGAAATACTTCGAGGTGTTTGGAGAAATCGAGGAGGCTGTTGTAATTACCGACAGGCAGACCGGCAAGTCCAGGGGTTATGGATTC GTGACGATGGCGGACCGGACTGCCGCTGACAGGGCCTGCAAGGACCCCAATCCCATCATCGACGGCAGGAAGGCCAATGTTAACCTGGCGTACCTAGGAGCCAAGCCCAGGGTGATGCAGCCAG GGTTCACCTTTGGCGTGCCCCAGATCCACCCAGCGTTCATACAACGGCCTTATGG GATCCCAGCACACTACGTCTACCCGCAGGCCTTTGTGCAGCCCAGCGTGGTGATCCCGCACGTGCAGCCGGCCGCTGCTACGGCCGCCACCTCGTCCCCGTACATCGACTACGCGGGCGCTGCCTACGCGCAGTATTCCGCAGCCGCTGCCGTCGCTGCCGCTGCATATGAGCAGTATCCCTACGCCGCCTCGCCCGCCGCCACTGGCTACGTGGCCCCCGCCAGCTACGGCTATGCCGTCCAGCAGCCCCTAGCTGCTGCCGCTCCTGGctcggccgccgctgccgccgctgcCTTCGGCCAGTACCAGCCCCAGCAGCTGCAGACCGACCGCATGCAATAG